One Microbacterium keratanolyticum DNA window includes the following coding sequences:
- a CDS encoding 50S ribosomal protein L25/general stress protein Ctc: MMTEDTKVVAEVRTSFGKGFARRLRAAGKIPAVIYGHGTEPVHVSLPGHQVSLIIRRANALLDLDIEGTSQLALVKDVQKDPVLQIIEHIDLLVVKKGEKVIVEVPLVVTGEPFGSNIVTVEVATIKVEAEATHIPQSIEVTVEGKEDGTHITAGDVVLPKGVTLAEEADVLLIAVVAPAAEEPAEEAEEAAAE; this comes from the coding sequence ATCATGACTGAAGACACCAAGGTTGTCGCCGAGGTCCGCACCAGCTTCGGCAAGGGCTTCGCCCGCCGCCTTCGCGCTGCCGGCAAGATCCCCGCCGTGATCTACGGCCACGGCACCGAGCCCGTGCACGTGTCGCTGCCCGGCCACCAGGTCTCGCTGATCATCCGTCGCGCCAACGCGCTGCTCGACCTCGACATCGAGGGCACCTCGCAGCTCGCGCTCGTCAAGGACGTGCAGAAGGACCCGGTGCTGCAGATCATCGAGCACATCGACCTGCTGGTCGTCAAGAAGGGCGAGAAGGTCATCGTCGAGGTTCCGCTCGTCGTGACCGGCGAGCCGTTCGGCAGCAACATCGTCACGGTCGAGGTGGCAACGATCAAGGTCGAGGCAGAGGCCACGCACATCCCGCAGAGCATCGAGGTCACGGTCGAGGGCAAGGAAGACGGCACGCACATCACCGCGGGCGACGTCGTTCTGCCGAAGGGCGTCACGCTCGCTGAAGAGGCCGACGTGCTGCTCATCGCCGTCGTCGCTCCTGCCGCGGAAGAGCCGGCAGAAGAGGCTGAGGAAGCCGCTGCCGAGTAA
- the pth gene encoding aminoacyl-tRNA hydrolase produces MVQTWLVVGLGNPGPRYEATRHNVGQLVVDELASRRGERFREHKGGARVVETWERPGGDKIVLVKPNTFMNVSGTPVAALSRFYSVPPERIVLVHDELDIPFDTIKLKVGGGHGGHNGIRDVAQALTTADFPRVRVGIGRPPGRQDPADWVLSPFGGDERANLPILVSDAADAVEQLIGEGLVAAQQKHHAPRA; encoded by the coding sequence ATGGTGCAGACGTGGCTGGTGGTCGGCCTGGGAAACCCAGGACCGCGGTACGAGGCGACCCGGCACAACGTCGGCCAGCTCGTGGTCGATGAGCTCGCTTCTCGGCGCGGTGAGCGCTTCCGCGAGCACAAGGGCGGCGCCCGGGTCGTCGAGACCTGGGAGCGGCCGGGCGGCGACAAGATCGTGCTCGTGAAGCCGAACACGTTCATGAACGTCTCGGGCACCCCGGTTGCGGCGCTGAGCCGCTTCTACTCGGTTCCCCCGGAGCGCATCGTGCTCGTCCACGACGAACTCGACATCCCGTTCGACACGATCAAGCTCAAGGTCGGCGGCGGGCACGGCGGACACAACGGCATCCGCGATGTCGCTCAGGCACTCACCACCGCCGACTTCCCGCGTGTGCGTGTCGGAATCGGACGCCCTCCGGGTCGTCAGGACCCCGCTGACTGGGTGCTTTCACCTTTCGGTGGTGACGAGCGCGCCAACCTGCCGATCCTGGTCTCGGATGCGGCGGATGCGGTAGAGCAGCTCATCGGCGAGGGACTCGT